Proteins found in one Micromonospora sp. WMMD1082 genomic segment:
- a CDS encoding RHS repeat-associated core domain-containing protein has protein sequence MRRWIAGLTVVPVAASLLVGVPAEAVAPRAEPVRPPVEKLDSHGGPVSGRAWAQQLVQDAPVPKPVWPAASTARVTLHSSSATGRGTRAGALPVWVARGGGTGGVPATSVDVQVVDRESLPANWRDGLVLKVTTPAGAAAGTAKVSVDYNSFRHAVGGSWASRLRLWQVPACALSTPDAPGCRSVPLPTTNDLGAGVATAEVTATPTPGAPRELARLSGEMTNQASGSFLALAAAGSGADGDFTATSLAPSSTWSAGGSSGDFSWSYPLRTPPAAGPEPSVGLAYSSASVDGRSEVTNNQPSWIGEGFDFSPGFIERRYVPCAEDRKKAGANNTKDTGDLCWRSDNATMSLNGSGTELVFETGKGWHARSEDGSKIEKLTGATGNGDDNGEHWKVTTADGTQYFFGLHSLPGHTSKTNSTLAVPVFGNHSGEPCHAAAFANSDCQQAWRWNLDYVVDVRGNTMSLWYGKDTNKYARNDTDSDDVSYDRDGYLTRIDYGTYDRASATHGVTERSVTPYAQVLFETDMRCFSNCGTESNPVKASWKDTPWDQECSATSCPQQYSPTFWTTKRLKKITTRVWDTTKTTPAWQDVESWTLSHTFAATADSTHTGLWLNRIDHAGHVGGTVSLPPVTFEAVSLPNRVLTAHGTTHNWLRISSIVTETGARIKVDYAQPECTEAMVTGLNPHTNTRRCYPVRVPDPADSTGERLITEWWHKHRVEHVVEDDVQLANGHQAPSRHTWYEYVGAPAWHYADDDGLTRPERKTWSQWRGYAQVKTRVGDDSATQTLAVTTFMRGMHGDKASPSGGTRSVTVPASLGTETVYDEDQFAGQVREQVLYNGVETKPVTKTVNVPWRSNPTASRTINGDTVEARFVDTQTSYTATALGIDGSRGWRTSRGTKSLDHTYGTVNWSQDDGDIAVTGDEKCITYRYNRNTGKNLTTTVKQTTTTALACGTNPSTVDDLISDARSYYDGASSVDTAPTFGLVTKTEQLKDWAAGTGTVWQVVSQGSYDSSGRPVSATDIKGNITTTAYTPAVGGPVTKVTTTGPAPFNWTSSVDTNPYWGSTVKATDPNNRVISDIEYDALGRVSKVWGLGWTKSANPTTPSAQYTYTFASGRNAYPFVRAQTLNPDGNYVTSYEILDGLLRSRQTQSPAVDGTGNRVVADTLYDSLGRAAISYGAHAEPGAPSGTLWWEPEWSLPAVSKTVFDRASRPTNTIFLAGDGETNLVEKWRTVIAHEGDLTKVTPPQGGTPTTTVTDVEGRVVKLRQHTTTAGVGGAYQETEYVYNRKGQQVRTVDPAGNRWVNEYDAQGRLWRATDPDKGVTTSTFNDANELVKTTDARGEVLWYVYDALGRKKELRDDSATGALRAEWRYDTLYTGQSGFRGQLTQAVRYEPAGSSNAYRWQVVSFDDRYQPKGVNYVIPGNETGLSGTYNYAYGYSAATGTPTSISYPAGGGLVTEQVTTDYDATTGMPVRLDTSLTGFAGTMATATYTAYGERSGSIYKMPGGVWTQDTVYRDEATRRIDRTTVQRETIAGTVSDRNYTYDHSGNITSIEERPQIGQADTQCFRQDLLGRLTSAWTPKAGVTCQSAPTVADLGGPAPYWHDWTFNTTGSRLTETSHTASGDTTRTYTVPTGGQGVVRPHAVTAMTTQAPGQSDVVSNYGYDAAGNTTCRPTGTAANNCGTGTNSQSLGWDAEGKLATVAAGGQTIETNVYDADGVRIIRRDSGGTTLYLPGQEIRREGSVNTGTRYYSFAGTVCASRKGGSATTDLTWLFDDHQGTQQIAVNAGTQAVSIRRQTPYGAPRGANPVWANNKGFVGGDIDPTGLINVGARQYDQTLGRFISVDPVLVADDPAQYNAYQYGGNNPIDNADPTGLYFTENSEDTGDRAHVITTPSGKTETKIVKKYVPPACKSSCQQQRETFRKASNERADVERKQRECQASFWCRNAGAVGAVGAVAGVAAGVIVGGACTAASIGVGAVGCAAIGGFVGGAVASLVTNGLDADDESGWQLAGEALVGGAIGGVLGAGGAILLPALGSGALALAGGAGLRAALRSSAAQAAAPLKQLASATTKPTGGYTSVLSRENAKHIIAGDSPTSGGHAWPGNPGKSTFPWHWSDSKILHSVSDILTDPATVWKNQTGPSGSILTNAGDPAKWVTESVRFGKNIRVIYQPASGNVPTAFPPR, from the coding sequence CTGCGCCGGTGGATCGCCGGGCTGACGGTCGTTCCGGTGGCGGCGTCGCTGCTGGTAGGTGTGCCGGCTGAGGCCGTTGCGCCGAGGGCGGAGCCGGTACGGCCGCCGGTGGAGAAGCTCGACTCGCATGGTGGCCCGGTGTCGGGGCGGGCGTGGGCGCAGCAGCTGGTGCAGGACGCACCGGTTCCGAAGCCGGTGTGGCCGGCGGCGAGCACCGCTCGGGTGACACTTCATTCGTCGAGCGCGACTGGTCGGGGCACCCGGGCGGGTGCGCTGCCGGTATGGGTGGCTCGCGGTGGTGGTACGGGCGGTGTGCCGGCCACCAGCGTGGATGTGCAGGTGGTGGACCGGGAGTCACTGCCGGCCAACTGGCGTGACGGTCTGGTGCTCAAGGTGACGACGCCGGCCGGGGCTGCGGCCGGCACGGCGAAGGTGTCGGTGGACTACAACTCGTTCCGGCACGCGGTGGGTGGGTCATGGGCATCCCGGCTGCGGCTGTGGCAGGTTCCGGCCTGTGCGTTGTCGACACCCGACGCACCAGGTTGCCGGTCGGTGCCGCTCCCCACGACGAACGACCTCGGCGCGGGAGTGGCGACCGCGGAGGTGACCGCCACCCCCACCCCGGGGGCACCGAGGGAGCTGGCGCGGCTGTCGGGGGAGATGACGAACCAGGCGAGTGGCTCCTTCCTCGCGCTGGCGGCGGCGGGGTCGGGCGCGGACGGCGACTTCACCGCCACCAGCCTGGCACCGTCGTCGACCTGGTCGGCGGGCGGTTCCTCCGGGGACTTCTCGTGGAGCTATCCGCTGCGTACGCCGCCGGCAGCCGGCCCGGAGCCGTCGGTGGGCTTGGCGTACTCGTCGGCCTCCGTCGATGGTCGTTCGGAGGTGACGAACAACCAGCCGTCGTGGATCGGCGAGGGCTTCGACTTCTCGCCGGGGTTCATCGAGCGGCGATATGTGCCCTGTGCGGAGGACAGGAAGAAGGCCGGCGCGAACAACACCAAGGACACCGGCGACCTGTGCTGGCGGTCGGACAACGCGACGATGAGCCTGAACGGCAGCGGCACCGAGCTGGTGTTCGAGACCGGCAAGGGCTGGCACGCCCGCTCAGAGGACGGCTCGAAGATCGAGAAGTTGACCGGTGCGACGGGAAACGGTGACGACAACGGTGAGCACTGGAAGGTGACCACCGCCGACGGTACGCAGTACTTCTTCGGCCTGCACTCGCTGCCGGGGCACACGTCGAAGACCAATTCGACGCTGGCGGTGCCGGTGTTCGGCAACCACTCGGGTGAGCCGTGCCACGCCGCAGCGTTCGCCAACTCCGACTGCCAGCAGGCGTGGCGGTGGAATCTGGACTACGTCGTTGACGTGCGCGGCAACACGATGTCGCTGTGGTACGGCAAGGACACCAACAAGTACGCCCGAAACGACACCGACTCCGACGACGTGTCCTACGACCGGGACGGCTATCTGACCCGAATCGACTACGGCACCTACGACCGCGCGTCGGCCACACACGGCGTGACCGAGCGCAGCGTCACCCCGTACGCGCAGGTGCTGTTCGAGACGGACATGCGGTGCTTCTCGAACTGTGGCACCGAGTCGAATCCGGTCAAGGCGTCGTGGAAGGACACCCCCTGGGACCAGGAGTGCAGCGCGACATCGTGTCCGCAGCAGTACTCACCAACGTTCTGGACGACGAAGCGGCTGAAGAAGATCACCACGAGGGTGTGGGACACCACGAAGACCACCCCGGCGTGGCAGGACGTGGAGTCGTGGACCCTGTCGCACACGTTCGCCGCGACGGCGGACTCCACGCACACCGGGCTGTGGCTGAACAGGATCGATCACGCGGGGCATGTAGGCGGCACCGTCAGCCTGCCGCCGGTGACGTTCGAGGCGGTGTCGTTGCCGAACCGGGTGTTGACCGCGCACGGCACGACTCACAACTGGCTACGGATTTCCAGCATCGTGACGGAGACCGGTGCCCGGATCAAGGTGGACTACGCGCAGCCGGAGTGCACCGAGGCGATGGTGACGGGGTTGAACCCGCACACGAACACCAGGCGGTGCTACCCCGTGCGGGTGCCGGACCCGGCCGACTCGACCGGTGAGCGGCTGATCACCGAGTGGTGGCACAAGCACCGGGTCGAGCATGTGGTCGAGGACGACGTGCAACTGGCCAACGGGCACCAGGCGCCGTCACGGCACACGTGGTACGAGTACGTGGGAGCGCCGGCGTGGCACTACGCCGACGACGACGGTCTGACCAGGCCGGAACGCAAGACATGGTCACAGTGGCGTGGCTACGCGCAGGTCAAGACCCGTGTCGGTGACGATTCGGCGACCCAGACGCTCGCGGTGACGACCTTCATGCGGGGCATGCACGGCGACAAGGCCAGCCCGAGCGGGGGCACCCGCAGCGTGACGGTTCCGGCCTCGCTCGGCACGGAGACGGTCTACGACGAGGATCAGTTCGCGGGGCAGGTGCGGGAGCAGGTCCTCTACAACGGGGTAGAGACCAAGCCGGTGACGAAGACGGTGAACGTGCCGTGGCGGTCCAACCCGACCGCGAGCCGGACGATCAACGGTGACACCGTTGAGGCCAGGTTCGTCGACACCCAGACGAGCTACACCGCGACCGCCCTCGGCATCGATGGCAGCCGGGGCTGGCGCACCTCGCGGGGCACCAAGAGCCTGGATCACACGTACGGCACGGTGAACTGGTCACAGGACGACGGCGACATAGCTGTCACCGGTGACGAGAAGTGCATCACCTACCGCTACAACCGCAACACCGGCAAGAATCTCACCACCACGGTGAAGCAGACCACCACCACCGCGCTGGCCTGCGGCACGAACCCGTCCACCGTCGACGACCTGATCTCCGACGCGCGGAGCTACTACGACGGCGCCAGCAGCGTCGACACCGCGCCGACATTCGGGCTGGTGACGAAGACCGAGCAGCTCAAGGACTGGGCGGCCGGCACCGGCACGGTCTGGCAGGTGGTGTCGCAGGGCAGCTACGACTCCAGCGGCCGGCCGGTGAGCGCGACCGACATCAAGGGCAACATCACCACGACCGCGTACACGCCGGCCGTGGGGGGCCCGGTCACCAAGGTGACCACGACGGGCCCGGCGCCGTTCAACTGGACCTCGTCCGTGGACACCAACCCCTACTGGGGCTCCACCGTCAAGGCCACCGATCCGAACAACAGGGTGATCTCGGACATCGAGTACGACGCGCTCGGGCGGGTCAGCAAGGTGTGGGGACTGGGCTGGACCAAGAGCGCCAACCCGACCACCCCATCCGCGCAGTACACGTACACCTTCGCGTCGGGCCGCAACGCCTATCCGTTCGTCAGGGCGCAGACGTTGAACCCCGACGGAAACTACGTCACCTCGTACGAGATCCTCGACGGGTTGCTGCGCTCCCGACAGACCCAGAGCCCGGCGGTGGACGGGACCGGGAACCGCGTGGTCGCCGACACGCTCTACGACAGCCTCGGCCGCGCCGCAATCTCCTACGGAGCACACGCTGAACCGGGGGCACCCTCCGGCACTCTGTGGTGGGAGCCGGAATGGTCCCTCCCCGCCGTGTCAAAGACCGTATTCGACCGGGCGTCGCGCCCCACGAACACCATCTTCCTGGCCGGGGACGGAGAGACGAACCTGGTCGAGAAGTGGCGCACGGTCATCGCCCATGAGGGCGACCTCACCAAGGTGACACCGCCCCAGGGCGGAACCCCGACCACGACGGTGACCGACGTCGAGGGCCGTGTCGTCAAGCTGCGCCAGCACACCACCACGGCGGGCGTCGGCGGGGCCTACCAGGAGACCGAGTACGTCTACAACCGCAAGGGTCAGCAGGTCAGGACCGTCGACCCGGCGGGAAACCGGTGGGTCAACGAGTACGACGCCCAGGGCCGCCTGTGGCGTGCGACCGATCCCGACAAGGGCGTGACGACCAGTACCTTCAACGACGCCAACGAGCTGGTCAAGACCACCGACGCCCGCGGTGAGGTGCTCTGGTACGTCTATGACGCGTTGGGCCGGAAGAAGGAGCTGCGGGACGACTCCGCCACCGGGGCGCTGCGCGCCGAATGGAGGTACGACACCCTCTACACCGGGCAGAGCGGCTTCAGGGGCCAACTCACCCAGGCGGTCCGCTACGAACCGGCCGGCAGCAGCAACGCCTACCGCTGGCAGGTGGTCAGCTTCGACGACCGTTACCAGCCCAAGGGCGTCAACTACGTCATCCCCGGCAACGAGACCGGCCTGAGCGGCACCTACAACTACGCCTACGGCTACTCGGCGGCGACCGGCACCCCGACCTCCATTTCCTACCCGGCCGGTGGTGGGCTGGTCACCGAGCAGGTCACCACCGACTACGACGCCACCACCGGAATGCCCGTGCGGCTGGACACCAGCCTCACTGGCTTCGCCGGCACGATGGCCACCGCCACCTACACCGCCTACGGCGAACGCAGCGGCTCCATCTACAAGATGCCCGGTGGCGTCTGGACCCAGGACACCGTCTACCGCGACGAAGCCACCCGCCGCATCGACCGCACCACCGTGCAGCGTGAAACCATCGCCGGCACCGTCTCCGACCGCAACTACACCTACGACCACAGCGGCAACATCACCTCGATCGAGGAGAGGCCGCAGATCGGCCAGGCCGACACCCAGTGCTTCCGGCAGGACCTGCTGGGCCGGCTCACCAGCGCCTGGACCCCGAAGGCCGGAGTGACCTGTCAGAGCGCCCCGACCGTCGCTGACCTCGGTGGCCCGGCACCCTACTGGCACGACTGGACCTTCAACACCACCGGCTCCCGGCTGACCGAGACCAGCCACACCGCCAGCGGCGACACCACCCGCACCTACACGGTGCCGACCGGCGGCCAGGGCGTCGTACGCCCACACGCCGTCACCGCGATGACCACCCAGGCGCCCGGTCAGAGCGATGTCGTCAGCAACTACGGCTACGACGCGGCCGGGAACACCACCTGCCGGCCGACCGGCACCGCCGCGAACAACTGCGGCACCGGCACCAACAGTCAGAGCCTGGGCTGGGACGCGGAGGGCAAGCTCGCCACGGTCGCGGCCGGTGGCCAGACCATCGAAACCAACGTCTACGACGCCGACGGTGTCAGGATCATCCGCCGGGACAGCGGTGGGACCACTCTCTACCTCCCGGGGCAGGAGATCCGTCGCGAGGGCAGTGTCAACACCGGTACCCGCTACTACAGTTTCGCCGGCACCGTCTGCGCGTCCCGCAAGGGTGGTTCGGCGACCACCGACCTGACCTGGCTCTTCGACGACCATCAGGGCACGCAACAGATCGCCGTGAACGCGGGCACCCAGGCTGTCTCCATCCGCCGTCAGACCCCGTACGGGGCGCCGCGCGGTGCGAACCCGGTCTGGGCGAACAACAAGGGCTTCGTCGGTGGGGACATCGACCCCACTGGGCTGATCAACGTCGGTGCCCGGCAGTACGACCAGACGCTGGGCCGGTTCATCTCCGTGGACCCGGTCCTCGTCGCCGACGACCCGGCCCAGTACAACGCCTACCAGTACGGCGGAAACAACCCGATCGACAACGCTGACCCCACCGGTCTGTACTTCACGGAGAACAGCGAGGACACCGGTGACCGCGCCCACGTCATCACCACTCCCTCCGGCAAGACCGAAACCAAGATCGTCAAGAAGTACGTCCCGCCCGCCTGTAAGTCCAGCTGCCAGCAACAACGCGAGACGTTCCGGAAGGCGAGCAACGAGCGGGCAGACGTAGAACGCAAGCAGCGGGAGTGTCAGGCCAGCTTCTGGTGTCGCAATGCGGGTGCGGTGGGTGCGGTGGGTGCGGTCGCTGGTGTGGCGGCTGGCGTGATCGTGGGCGGAGCGTGCACGGCGGCGAGTATTGGTGTGGGTGCCGTCGGGTGCGCGGCGATCGGCGGGTTCGTCGGCGGAGCTGTCGCGTCGTTGGTCACCAACGGCCTCGACGCCGACGACGAGAGCGGCTGGCAACTCGCCGGCGAAGCCTTGGTCGGCGGAGCCATCGGCGGTGTGCTGGGCGCAGGCGGCGCAATTCTCCTGCCCGCCCTCGGATCCGGAGCCCTCGCATTAGCGGGAGGTGCCGGGCTGCGGGCGGCCCTTCGATCGTCGGCAGCTCAGGCGGCAGCCCCGCTCAAGCAACTGGCCAGCGCAACCACCAAACCGACCGGTGGCTACACGAGTGTGCTCTCCCGCGAGAATGCCAAGCACATCATCGCTGGAGACTCGCCCACCTCTGGGGGGCACGCGTGGCCAGGGAACCCGGGAAAGAGCACGTTTCCGTGGCATTGGTCGGACTCCAAGATTTTGCACTCGGTGTCTGATATATTGACCGATCCGGCGACCGTGTGGAAAAATCAGACAGGGCCGTCCGGATCCATCTTAACGAACGCCGGGGATCCGGCCAAGTGGGTCACTGAATCGGTGAGATTCGGTAAGAATATCCGCGTAATCTATCAACCTGCCAGCGGCAACGTGCCGACGGCATTCCCGCCTAGGTGA